In the genome of Nycticebus coucang isolate mNycCou1 chromosome X, mNycCou1.pri, whole genome shotgun sequence, the window GACCTAGCATAACTTCAATATCCCACGGCCATCAATTATTAAACATACTCCTAAAACTATAACTATGCTCTATAGACCCCAAAGTATGCATACCTTAACTGGACTCCTCCAAACTCCCAGGTATCTATGTCTGAACCTCAATTCCTACATACTAGAACCCAACCTACAATGAAGGGGGAGTGGGCACAGGATTAAGTCTATgaatgaacctcagtttcctaggACTGGAGTCCTAAATTCTCAAATTCAAGCCCTCAAGTCCCATATCTAGATCCCTGAACCCCAAATCCAAACTTTTCACAAAAATGTCACTCCCAGACTAAACCCCAACTCTGATGCTGAGCTACAAACCTCCAAATCAGACCCTGAGGCCCCAAATCTGGACACTATGCTCCCTGCCCAGATAACCAAAGCCTGCCACCCAGGGCACACCTCAGTGCCAGCATGTTCCCCACCCTGCACCTCTCCAGGCTGGCCGGCTGCTCTGGGAACAGGAGCTGTACTCACAGCTGGTCTATTCTACTCCCACCCCCTTCTTCCACACCTTCGCTGGAGATGTAAGTGGTCAACCAACCCCTGGGTTTTAGTTGGGGTGTAGGGAGGAGATGGGAAAGCATGGGGTCCTGGAAGGCTGCTGACCCCAAGGCATATGCAGGACTGCCAAGCAGGGCTGAACTTTGCAGACGAGGGCGAGGCTCAGGCCTTCCGGGCCCTGGTGCAGGAGAAGATACAAAAAAGGAATCAGAGGCAAAGTGGAGGTGAGGAGGcttagagaaggaaaggaagttgGGCAGAAGTGAGTTCAAGGGTGGACACTAGAAAATCCCCCTCTTATGGTTCTAGCTCCCAATCTACCTGTCTATCCACAGACAGACGCCAGCTACCACCCCCACCAGCACCAGCCAATGAAGGTGAGTCCTTTGGTGCAAGTACTGAGTAATAAGGGGTTATCCCAGGAACCTGTGGCAGGGTTGTGATAGTTCTTTACACATTGCACTTTcccagagagaagaggagggctcccaccccttcccccacacccagGTGGAGACCAAGGGGGTGAGTGTTGATTCCTTCCTGTGTCTCTGACTGAATGGATGGGTGGGGAAGCAGGTGAATGGATGGCCAGGTTAAGGGATAGATGGGTGCATGAGTGGATAGAGGGGCAGATGGATGAATTTATGGATGGATAAGCAGTTTAATGGATGGATAGAGGAATGGGTATGTGGATGGACTGGTAGTAGACAGATGGCTGGATGGGGGTTGACTTGATGGgaggatataaataaatgtatgataTATAGATGGCATATAGGTATAcaagtgaatggatgaatggatgaatagagAGATGATTGAGTGAATTAATGAGTGAAtagtgaataaattaataaatgacatAAATTTCAGTGAAGAAAGCAATGACTAAATGAAtaattgagtaaatgaataaTTTAACAAGTTAATTAGTTAATGAGTCAGTGAATGACTGAGTTAATGCTTAAGTGGGGGTGGGCACAGTggatcctagcactttaggaggctgcgATGGGAGGatggattgagcccaggagttccagaccagcctgaacaagagcaagaccctatctctacaaaaaatataaaaattaattagctgggcatggtgatgggtgcttgtagtcccagctactcaggaggctgaggcagggggatcacttaagcccaggagtttaaggttgctgtgagctatgatgataccccTGTACACTCTACCCCAGATAacagagcaaaatcctgtctcaaaaatttttcttaaaaacttaaGTAGTAAgtataagtgaatgaataaatagatgaatCAGTAAATGTGTGAATGGTTTGTGGGATCCTCCTACTTCTCCATAGACCCTACTTGGACCCCTCACCCACCCCTTCCATGatcatcacacacatacacaaacatatcaGACCAAACAGTCGTCCCTTTTCTTGTTCCAATGCTTTGGCTGGCAGGTAAGTGGGTCAGTGGTCCAGCCATCCTGTTTTCCTCACAGGCCCATCAGCTGGCCCACTGTCCCTAGGGCTGGTGACAGTGGACATCCAGAACCCTGACATCACAAGTTCACGATATCGAGGACTCCCAGCACCTGGACCTGGCCCAGCTGATAAGAAACGTTCAGGGAAGAAGAAGATCAGCAAAGCAGATATTGGTGCACCCAGTGGATTCAAGTAATAATCTTTTCCCATTGGATGGACAGATCCCTGGGGGGTGGAGGTGCATATGAATGGTGGACAGCTGAGTGGACAGAAGGGTGGGCAGATGGATAGGTGGGTGCAGGGCTGGGACTAGGGAGAGGTAAATAAGGCACGTAGGGTGCAAAATTTAAGGAGGCAGTTACTCTCAGGATCATGCAACTGTAATTCATGATTCTGAGAGTGATTGTCTCCTTAAATTTTGTACCCTAGGCACTTCACTTGCCTCACCCTAGTCCCGCCCTAACTGGGCTGGTTGGGGAGTGGGTGAGGGATGgatgatgaatggatgaatgaatgaatgagggaatgGGTTGAGGAATGAATGGCTAAGTGGTTGGATGGACAGGTGGATGGATCTATGGGAAGTGAGTGGGTAGATGTATGGATGAGTGGAGAAGTATATAGACAGACTGATAGGCAGGCtgtttggtttgcagacaaggtGGATGGGGAAGAATAGGAAGATAGATAGGTTGATGGAAGGACAGTTCAATGGATAAGTGAACAGAAGTGTGTGGTTAAATGGGTAGAAAAAATGAGTGGATGGAAAAGGTGGGCACATGGGTAGATGGAGGGGTGGATAGATAAGTGTGTGTGAAAGGACAGATTGATGGGCAAATGGGTAGACAGATAAGTACGAGCAGACAGTCCAACAGATGAATGTGAATGGATAGGTAGACGAAtgaatgggtgggtgggtagatggatggtaGAAAAAGGGACTGGTGGACAGATCAGCACCACGAACTGTGTACTCCTAATTCTTTAACTCTTGATCACACTTATTCACTCATTCGGACTCACTCATTAATTCTGGCCCCTTGGAGTTTCTCTGGGCAGGAGAGGGCAAGAGGGGGTCACtagaaaaggagggaaaagggCAATGGGGATTCACTGTAGTCTCTTCATCTCCCCTAGACATGTCAGCCACGTGGGGTGGGACCCCCAGAATGGATTTGATGTGAGTAACCCCAAAGTCCTCTGAACCCTACTCAACTTCTACCCACCCCACCAGAGATCACCACTCAGATTCCCTCCTTCCCATTTCCTTCTCAGATCCCTCACCAGGATGGACCCAATAATAATCCACGTCCCTTCTCTCCTCACTTTGTTCTTTTACCCCTGCCCCGGCCTTTTTCCTCCTGTGCAGGTGAACAACCTTGACCCAGATCTGCGGAGTCTGTTCTCCAGGGCAGGAATCAGCGAGGCCCAGCTCACTGATGCTGAAACTTCCAAACTTATCTATGATTTTATTGAGGACCAGGGTGGGCTGGAGGCTGTGCGACAGGAGATGAGGCGCCAGGGTGAGCCCCTGTTCCATATATGCCCTTCTTCTCCGGCCCTGGCAGCTGATGTCTCAGAGATAGATACACTGAAGTCACTCAGTCCTCATGAGGGTGCCTGTACTGCCTGAATCAAGAGTTGGTCTGCTGGGGTACTTGTCTAACAAATGAGCAAACCTGAGgctcagaagaaaataataattgcaGCTATGTGTTATTTTCCCCCCACAGAGCCActtccaccacccccaccaccatccCGAGGAGGAAACCAGTCCCCAAAGCCCCCTGTTGTGGGGGGTAACAAGGGTCGTTCTGGTCCACTGCCCCCTGTACCTTTGGGGGgtgctccacccccacccacaaCCCggggacccccacccccaggccgaggggcccctcctcctccaccccctccaGCTACTGGACGTTCTGGACCACCTCCCCCTCCACCTCCTGGGGCTGGCGGGCCCCCTCTGCCACCACCCCCTCCGCCACCACCATTGCCACCCCCCAGCATAGGGGATGGGCcagcccttcctccaccccctcctgCCTTGGTGCCTGGGGGGAGCCTGGCCCCTGGTGGGAGTCGGGGAGCACTTTTGGATCAAATCCGGCAAGGAATTCAGCTGAACAAGGTGAGGATAGGCAGGATGGAGGACTGAGGGTCTGTGACTCTGGGATATCCTGTGCAAGTCAGGATATTGGGGGGCCAAGACTGGGACTGATAGGGGTACCAGGATTTGGGGGTTCAGTGATAGGGTTGGGAGGTTGGTGGTGAACCTTGAAGGCAATTGGAATGTGTGGGAAGAGAAATAatggagatggggtggggagaaATGCTCCTTTCCCAGGCCCTGATCTCCCTGAACCCTGCTTATGCAGACCTCTGGGTCTCTAGAAAGCTCCACGCTGCAGCTACCACCTCAGAGCTCAGAGGGGCTAGTGGGGGCCCTGATGCATGTGATGCAGAAGAGAAGCAGAGTCATCCACTCTTCAGGTGAGTTGATCCCACTAGGACTGCAAACCTAGTTCCTAGTGTTAGCACTGGCCTAAAACAACCATCAGTCACTATCAACAGTGACATTAGTACCATCTGTTGATGACAATATTAACATGAATCTTGTATCATTCTTCTTTTTGACAATGTTGGCATTGTCATCATGTGGCAATATTATTAACTCTATCTTTGACAGTAATATTAACATGAATGCCAGGCTGATTCACAATATTAGCATTCATCCCACATGTTCAGTACTATTAACATTAGCCCACTGTGATGACAATATCATAAAGAACTCCTAGATATCCCAGAAGCAGAGAGGAGCAAACCCATTTCCACGCTTGGGTATCTCCCAACTCCTGGATTCCATTAGGAGAGAGTTAGTGCTAGTTCTCTGTCCACCCAGGATTAGGGGTTGGCCctggcctgcttaacaacaagAAGAATCCCAGGAGAActtctgggcacctgtagctcagtggttagagcaccagccctgtgcaccagggtggcaggttcaaacctggccccagcctgcttaacaacaacaacaacaacaacaacaaaaggaatccCAGGATAAAACTTAGGGGTAAAACTGGAGAGAGACATCAGACTAAAGTTACTAGCACCCCAAAAggtaaaagaaaccagaaaaaaacatcaGAACAGTTAATTAAACCATGGAGTGACCAGGAAATCAAGAGTTTCCTGCAAGAATGGAAATCTCTTGACTCTGAagagttgagaaagaaaaatcttgaatagTCTAAAGCCATTGCCCAGTGACTAGAGCATAGGGGCATAAAGAGGCGCTGGCAGGAATGTCTCCATCTGGTGGCAAGTTTGCAGAATTTATACTACGTTACACAAGAGGCCAACCAGAAGCCAAAGAACCAACCACATGTGGCCCTCTCCTCATTAGGAGGCCCTGCACGCTATTTTGGGATACAGATGGAAGGCCAGCATCTATTCAGTCCTCCCTGTGCAGATGTGGCTGCtatcctgcctcccaagtaccagcTGTGCTATCCCCAGTCACTCACTGTGGTCTCTTCTACCTATGAGCTATATGCAGGATCCTTGGGTACCCGGATGACAACCTAGAACACGAACCTTCCATGCTTAGTTCTATGCCtgttccctccctttcttctgacAGTCCCCATCCCCCCAGTGATCTATTCTCTTCTGATTCTGATCCAGATCTTCAACTTTGAGACAATTAGATCCTGGATTCTGATTCTGTCTGAAAGACGACAAAATAGCACAATCTATACATGGCTCTTTCCTCTCCCAGCCCAATATAATAAGaacaaaacatgaaataaatgaatgactgtGACCTTAAGAAAAAGAATCCCAACTTTGACAATAATATTAACTATAACtcattatagttaataataatattaactatACCTCGTTATgtgataatattataaataacccAATCTTTTTATAGTTATGTTAATATTAATTTCCTAATGTGTCAAAAATATTGTCATTAACCCATTATAGGAGGATAATATTAATCTCAGCCTATTATGTGACAGTAATATAATTAACTCCAGCTTTGACAATAATATTAACATAACCAGTTCATGACCAgtctgaggcagagtgagaccccatctctacaggtgtggcaggcgcctgtagtcccagctacttgggaggctgaggaaagagaatcacttgagcccaagagtttgaggttgctgtgagctgtgatgccatggcactctgctgagggcaacaaagtaagattgtctcaaaaaaaaaaaaaaaaaagggcggcacctgtggctcaaaggagtagggcactggccctatatgctggaggtggcaagttcaaacccagccccggccaaaaactgcaaacaaacaaaaacaaaaacaaaaaaaacataatcaCAAAGTATGTTCACAAGATTAACATGAATCCACTGTATGACAATATTATATGAACCTCATCTTTTGATAATATTACCATTAACCCCATATGTCAATAATAACATTAGCCCACCATGAAACAACAAATTATCCTTCCTTTGCCAATAATGCTTAAATTCACCCCACTAAGTGACAAACGGATTAATGTTAAACCTTTGTATAACAATATCCCAAATAACCAGATTTTTGACAATATTAACCTCAACTCCAACTAGAACCCAGACCTTGACTATAATCTCTCTCTTgtcctaaatcagtggttctcaaccttcttaatgccacgaccctttaatacagttcctcatgttgtgatgaccccacaactgtagcaatgaaaataattttatggttggggatcaccacaacatgaggaactgtactaaagggtcacaacattaggaagggtgagaaccactgtcctaaatgGAAATCTTAGTTCCCCCTCCTCTAGGAGGAGACTTCATCCCCCAGGGCCAAGTCCTCACCTTGTAGGCCCTACGAACCTCCCTACCCCACCCAGAATGATTCCCCCCCAACATCTTTCTCCTCCTCCAGATGAAGGGGAGGACCAGGCTGGCGATGAGGATGAGGATGACGAATGGGATGACTGAACTGCCACCCTGTGCTCCTGCCTACAGAGCAGACCGCAGCTCCCACTCCACCCTCTGCACACCCTTTACTCTCTGCTTCCAGGCCTGCAACCTGCTTCTTTCCCATCAACCTCTCCAATGCTGTTATCCCTGCCTGGCCCCCACACTCACCCTAGCAATACCCAGGGTCCTTTTTatacaaaatttctatttttatcactCAAGGattttgaaacagaaataaaagaattgtCTTTTTGTCTCTCTGTATCTCAGTTTGCTTATTTATCCATTTTACTTACATAGCATTACATAGTCATTCACTACATACATCCGTCATTTAGCCtgtgtttctttgtttccttctgcCCATGCTTCTGtcttttcataaacatttattaccAGGTACTATTTTAGAGGCTAGGGATCAAGCAGTgaggaagaaaaacagacaaaaatccctgcccttATTGGGTGGAATCGACATGCTAGGGGAGCAGACAGACAAGAAACAAGAaatcaaatagaaataaaagatggtTACAGATCATAAATGCTATGGAGTGCTGATTCAGAGATACAGAAGAAACAAGATTCAGAtggagtggtcagggaaggccacTTGGAGGAGGTGATGATTGTGCTGTATGTACCTAAAAAGAGAGAAGGGTCTACCAGGTGAATACTTGTGGGAAAGGCAttccagacagagggaacagccagtacaaaggccctgaggtaagAACAGGCTTGGCATAAGGCTGGGTCTGGCAAATGAGTGGAAGAGGCATTTAgtcatttatgtatttagttattgtttttaattgttcaCTCAACACAATACTAGATCAAGAACATACCCAATTACTAGACTCCCCACTCTCCATGCGCACAACTCACACACAAGGATTCTGATGGGCAGGGTGCCCctcttgattttaaaatttagctcTGCCCTGTTCCCAGTGTAAACCAAGAACCAGACAATTGCAATGGAAAAAGGCAAAGAGTTAGTAATCAGACAGACAGGCCTGCTCTAGAACCCAGGCAAGATGCCTCacctctgagccttggtttcctcatgtgTACAATAGGAGTAACTGATGCCCAACTGGGATCCCACTGGGTTACCTCTCTTCCTCCAGATCTTGCTTTCCCAGAAACAAAGGAGTAACTCAAAACTGTCCCTGGTATTTAAAGCTCTTTCCAATGGAGTAATTAGAAACTCCAGCACATCAAAACCTAGAATTGAGGTACCCTGCCCCTTCCCATTTCTGAAATCTGAGGGATCAAGATCTCAGATATCTTACCAttagaggagaaggggagaggggaggaagataAAAGTAAGGGTGAATCCAGAGAGGCCTGGCTTCTTCCTTTTGCAAGACCAGTGAAGAATTTCTGAACTGTGGAGGCGTGGGTGGGGATGGGGTATGTTTGGGGGAGAAATGAGTAAGCCAGTAGGAGCAGTAGTGAGGGAGGAGGTGTGGAGGTGGGATCTGGCTTTGCCCCTTAAGAATCCCCtgtgaaggctgggcacagtggttctcacctgtaatcctagcactctgggaggctgaggcaggagggtcccttgagttcaggagctggagaccagcctgagcaagagtgagactctctctctaccaaaagaaaaaatagaaaaattagccaggtatgtggtaggcacctatagtcccatctactcaggaggctgaggcaagacagttgctcaagctcaagagtttgaggttgcagtgacctatgatgatgctatCTATGCActttagccagggcaacagagtgagactccgtctcaaaaaaaaaaaaaatcccctgtgGAAGGGAGAATTCCACTCCACCCCTACCAGCTAGAGAAGGAGGGAGTctctggttctctctctctctctttttaaaggaaaacatttgttttatttttttcatttatttatttatttattttccgagacagagtctcaccatgttgtcctcagtagagagccgtggcgtcacagctcacagcaacctcaaactcttgggctctagtgattctcttgcctcagcctcccaagtagctgggactataggcacccaccacaacttccggctattttttggttgtagttgtcattgttgtttggcaggcccacgctgggtttgaacccgcctgctccagtgtatgcggctggtgccctagctgctgagctacaggcaccaagcctctggtttacttaaattcatttttcttcaccCTCAactccactccccaccccaccccagccaggtTCCCAGGTAGGAACTGAGTTTAGAAAGGGCCTTTTGGTATCACTTAGCCTCGCACCCAGTCCCCCACAGAAACCCTAGAAAACCAGTGTTCTAGGGCCCATTCAGCAGCCCTGAATCCCCGTGAGCAATGGCACAGATCTGAGGTACAGACTTGGGGTAAAATAACTGACTGTGAGCAGTTGCTCCACCTCTCTGGTCAGTCTTTAAAATGAGGCTTAAAATCCTTACCTCCCAGGAATGTGGTGAGAATTAAAGCAGATGACGTCTGCAAAGTGCCTGGCTCCTCCTAGGTTTCTATAAACGTTACCTGCtattatcattgttgttgttatgaCTGGATTTCACTAAGCCTGAGTCACCACTGATTATAAAATGTGCCATTATTTTATGTAtcacaaagaagacaaaaaactGATGCCATTTAAATTATGACTCACCAGTACTTGTAAGACATAGGCTGGTTTCAGAGGTGATAATAAAAACCTAAATGCTTCTGGAGCTCCCACTGGCaatgttgtttctttctttcttttttttttttttttagagacagagtcttactttgtcaccctcggtagagtgctgtggcgtcacagctc includes:
- the WAS gene encoding actin nucleation-promoting factor WAS isoform X1 → MSGGPVGGRPGGRGGSAAQNIPSTLLQDHENQRLFEMLGRKCWTLATAVVQLYKALPPGAKHWTKEHCGAVCFVKDNPQKSYFIRLYGLQAGRLLWEQELYSQLVYSTPTPFFHTFAGDDCQAGLNFADEGEAQAFRALVQEKIQKRNQRQSGDRRQLPPPPAPANEERRGGLPPLPPHPGGDQGGPSAGPLSLGLVTVDIQNPDITSSRYRGLPAPGPGPADKKRSGKKKISKADIGAPSGFKHVSHVGWDPQNGFDVNNLDPDLRSLFSRAGISEAQLTDAETSKLIYDFIEDQGGLEAVRQEMRRQEPLPPPPPPSRGGNQSPKPPVVGGNKGRSGPLPPVPLGGAPPPPTTRGPPPPGRGAPPPPPPPATGRSGPPPPPPPGAGGPPLPPPPPPPPLPPPSIGDGPALPPPPPALVPGGSLAPGGSRGALLDQIRQGIQLNKTSGSLESSTLQLPPQSSEGLVGALMHVMQKRSRVIHSSDEGEDQAGDEDEDDEWDD
- the WAS gene encoding actin nucleation-promoting factor WAS isoform X2, with the protein product MGSWKAADPKAYAGLPSRAELCRRGRGSGLPGPGAGEDTKKESEAKWSSQSTCLSTDRRQLPPPPAPANEERRGGLPPLPPHPGGDQGGPSAGPLSLGLVTVDIQNPDITSSRYRGLPAPGPGPADKKRSGKKKISKADIGAPSGFKHVSHVGWDPQNGFDVNNLDPDLRSLFSRAGISEAQLTDAETSKLIYDFIEDQGGLEAVRQEMRRQEPLPPPPPPSRGGNQSPKPPVVGGNKGRSGPLPPVPLGGAPPPPTTRGPPPPGRGAPPPPPPPATGRSGPPPPPPPGAGGPPLPPPPPPPPLPPPSIGDGPALPPPPPALVPGGSLAPGGSRGALLDQIRQGIQLNKTSGSLESSTLQLPPQSSEGLVGALMHVMQKRSRVIHSSDEGEDQAGDEDEDDEWDD